In Drosophila sulfurigaster albostrigata strain 15112-1811.04 unplaced genomic scaffold, ASM2355843v2 contig_289_pilon, whole genome shotgun sequence, a single window of DNA contains:
- the LOC133849733 gene encoding interference hedgehog-like produces the protein MIERWHRSLKAALMCDSETPWLKVLPTALLGLRTCIKEDLQASAAEMLYGCTLHLPNGYFADLNSPPRPAEFVSEFRTSMQALRPISPAHHSKPKLFIRKHVHECSHVFVRTDAVKQPLQPPYSGPYQLPQSELLSGAAGALVLNSVSAKDAGNYTCAATNVITGEELRLPQPATQLAARPGETVVLECPGVGSPRPSAVWSSPNVPNIYHNRSRVLAYGLQITDVQPQDQGSYVCRLDNGIAPVLVHMIKLSVLERPRILRGPNSTLTNEGDALTLECDAIGHPQPHIYWLFNGEDASG, from the exons ATGATCGAGCGCTGGCATAGGTCCTTGAAGGCTGCGTTGATGTGCGACTCCGAGACACCGTGGCTAAAAGTGCTTCCTACCGCCCTCCTTGGCCTCCGTACTTGCATCAAGGAGGACTTACAAGCTTCGGCTGCTGAGATGCTTTATGGATGCACACTTCATCTGCCTAACGGTTATTTCGCAGATTTAAATTCGCCGCCAAGACCAGCTGAGTTTGTCAGTGAATTTCGAACCAGCATGCAAGCGCTAAGGCCCATCTCGCCAGCACACCACAGCAAGCCAAAACTATTCATTCGCAAGCATGTCCACGAATGTTCCCATGTGTTTGTGAGAACCGATGCCGTGAAGCAACCGCTGCAACCACCATACTCTGGGCCATACCAA TTGCCGCAGTCCGAGCTGCTCTCAGGCGCTGCTGGCGCTTTGGTGCTCAACTCTGTGAGCGCCAAGGATGCGGGCAATTATACGTGCGCGGCCACAAATGTGATTACGGGCGAGGAGTTGCGTCTGCCGCAG CCGGCCACACAGCTTGCCGCTCGTCCCGGCGAGACCGTTGTGCTCGAGTGTCCGGGCGTTGGTTCGCCGCGTCCCAGCGCCGTGTGGAGCAGCCCCAATGTGCCCAACATCTATCACAATCGATCGCGTGTGCTTGCCTATGGACTCCAAATCACCGATGTCCAGCCCCAAGATCAGGGCTCGTATGTGTGCCGCCTGGACAATGGCATTGCACCGGTGCTGGTTCACATGATCAAGCTGAGCGTGCTGGAGCGTCCGCGCATTCTGCGTGGCCCCAACTCGACGCTGACCAACGAGGGTGATGCTCTCACACTTGAGTGCGATGCCATCGGACATCCCCAGCCGCACATCTATTGGCTGTTCAACGGCGAGGATGCCAGCGGATAA